From a single Micromonospora carbonacea genomic region:
- a CDS encoding glycoside hydrolase family 13 protein, whose product MSPRRTVSPDRTVSLSPHHDGSAAYVPEQEPALGQTVPVLVRVPAEADVRAVHVRSTPDGEPRFAEAVVDRRTGADVWWRADVEVRNPVSNYRFMLTDARGDYRWLTAAGLADHDVPDHGDFKLVTHAPPPAWARDAVIYQIFPDRFARSAAADGRAAPDWAVPCDWDTPVVGRGPQTPRQFYGGDLDGIAERLDHLDRLGVDTVYLTPIFPARSNHRYDAASFDTVDPLLGGDAALARLADAVHARGWRLLGDITSNHTGDAHHWFTAAVSDVTAPERELYYFDAVTGDYESWNGVRSLPKLNWGSAELRRRFATAEDSLLRRWLRPPYSLDGWRVDVANMTGRRGADAYTHEVARLLREVVAQTRADGLVLAEHGHDHTGDLDRDGWHGTMNYVGFTDPVWSWLRHGSEPGAAPASAAGGVAAAALPNFLGTPGGVRRRDAHAVRATMDSYRSLVSWRSYVHSWQLLGSHDSARIRTVVGDAARQEVAAGLLVAMPGTPVVFAGDELGLTGTNGEGSRTPMPWHRPDTWDVGTFAAYRRLIALRRAEPALRHGGLRWVHVDADTLVFLRETPTGGVLALARRAAGVPVRVAGLPAGENVYGGAPALRPDADGTVTLLADGPTFQLWRL is encoded by the coding sequence ATGTCCCCGCGCCGCACCGTCTCCCCGGACCGCACCGTCTCCCTGAGCCCGCACCACGACGGCTCCGCCGCCTACGTCCCCGAGCAGGAGCCCGCCCTCGGGCAGACCGTCCCCGTCCTCGTCCGGGTCCCCGCCGAGGCCGACGTGCGCGCCGTGCACGTGCGCAGCACCCCCGACGGCGAGCCGCGCTTCGCCGAGGCCGTCGTCGACCGCCGCACCGGCGCCGACGTCTGGTGGCGCGCCGACGTCGAGGTACGCAACCCGGTGAGCAACTACCGGTTCATGCTCACCGACGCCCGGGGCGACTACCGCTGGCTCACCGCCGCCGGCCTCGCCGACCACGACGTGCCCGACCACGGCGACTTCAAGCTGGTCACCCACGCCCCGCCGCCGGCCTGGGCCCGCGACGCGGTGATCTACCAGATCTTCCCCGACCGGTTCGCCCGCTCCGCCGCCGCCGACGGCCGCGCCGCCCCCGACTGGGCCGTCCCCTGCGACTGGGACACCCCCGTGGTCGGGCGCGGCCCGCAGACCCCCCGCCAGTTCTACGGCGGCGACCTCGACGGCATCGCCGAGCGGCTCGACCACCTCGACCGGCTCGGCGTCGACACCGTCTACCTCACCCCGATCTTCCCGGCCCGCTCCAACCACCGCTACGACGCGGCCAGCTTCGACACCGTCGACCCGCTGCTCGGCGGCGACGCCGCGCTCGCCCGGCTCGCCGACGCGGTGCACGCCCGGGGCTGGCGGCTGCTCGGCGACATCACCAGCAACCACACCGGCGACGCCCACCACTGGTTCACCGCCGCCGTCTCCGACGTGACCGCCCCGGAACGCGAGCTGTACTACTTCGACGCGGTGACCGGCGACTACGAGTCGTGGAACGGGGTGAGGTCGCTGCCGAAGCTCAACTGGGGCAGCGCCGAGCTGCGCCGCCGCTTCGCCACCGCCGAGGACTCGCTGCTGCGCCGCTGGCTGCGCCCGCCGTACTCGCTCGACGGGTGGCGGGTCGACGTGGCGAACATGACCGGGCGGCGCGGCGCGGACGCGTACACCCACGAGGTGGCGCGGCTGCTGCGCGAGGTGGTGGCGCAGACCCGGGCCGACGGGCTGGTGCTCGCCGAGCACGGCCACGACCACACCGGCGACCTGGACCGCGACGGCTGGCACGGCACGATGAACTACGTCGGCTTCACCGACCCGGTCTGGTCCTGGCTGCGCCACGGCTCCGAGCCGGGCGCCGCCCCGGCGTCGGCGGCCGGTGGCGTGGCCGCGGCGGCGCTGCCGAACTTCCTCGGCACCCCCGGCGGGGTGCGGCGGCGCGACGCCCACGCCGTGCGGGCCACCATGGACAGCTACCGGTCGCTGGTCTCCTGGCGGTCGTACGTGCACTCGTGGCAGCTCCTCGGCTCGCACGACTCGGCCCGGATCCGCACCGTGGTCGGCGACGCCGCCCGGCAGGAGGTGGCCGCCGGGCTGCTCGTCGCCATGCCGGGGACCCCGGTCGTCTTCGCCGGGGACGAGCTGGGGCTGACCGGGACGAACGGGGAGGGCTCGCGTACCCCGATGCCGTGGCACCGGCCGGACACCTGGGACGTTGGCACGTTCGCCGCGTACCGGCGGCTGATCGCCTTGCGCCGGGCCGAGCCGGCGCTGCGCCACGGCGGCCTGCGCTGGGTGCACGTCGACGCGGACACGCTGGTCTTCCTCCGCGAGACGCCCACCGGCGGCGTGCTGGCGCTGGCCCGGCGCGCGGCCGGCGTCCCGGTCCGGGTCGCGGGCCTGCCGGCGGGGGAGAACGTCTACGGGGGCGCCCCGGCGTTGCGCCCGGACGCCGACGGCACGGTGACCCTCCTGGCCGACGGCCCCACCTTCCAACTCTGGCGCCTGTAG